From the Nitrospira sp. genome, the window CCAGTTGAAGCTCTTCTGCGCGGGTAAATGGGATGGGATAGCGCTCCGTAAAACAGGCCGTACAGTATTGACTGGGCGTCCTTGGAGCGGATTTCAACATGCCGTCAAGGCTGAGATACGCCAAACTGTCGGCGGTGATGTACTTGCGGATTTCTTCCGTTGAGTGATCGGAGGCGATCAGCTCTTTTTTCGTCGGTGTGTCGATTCCGTAAAAGCAGGGCGAGATGATCGGCGGTGAGCTGATCCGCATGTGGACTTCTTTCGCCCCTGCCTGTCGGATCATCTTGACGATCTTGCGGCTCGTCGTGCCACGAACCAACGAATCGTCGACGACGACCACCCGTTTCCCATCCAGCAATTCGGGCATTGCATTCAGCTTCACCTTGACACCGAAGTGGCGAATCGATTGTTCCGGCTCGATGAAGGTCCGCCCGACATAGTGGTTGCGGATCAACCCCGTTTCAAACCGGATTCCCGCCCCTTCGGAATAGCCAAGCGCGGCCGGCACACCGGAGTCGGGAACGGGAATAACGACATCGGCTGGTACCCACGACTCCTCAGCTAACTGCCTTCCTAGCGCCTTGCGTGTAGCATAGACGGCATTTGCCCCAAAGATTCGACTGTCAGGCCTGGAAAAATAGACATATTCGAACACACACATGGCCGGATCCTTCTTCGGAAACGGATGGTGGCTGTCGAGCCCTTGATCGCTGATGACAATCAGTTCGCCCGGCTCCACCTCTCGAACATACTCGGCATCGAGCAAGTCAAACGCGCAGGTCTCGGAGGCCACAATCCAACTGCTGCGCAAGCGTCCGATGCACAGCGGCCTGAGGCCGTAGGGATCACGAGCGGCGATAAGACCGTTGTCGGTCATCAACACCACCGAGAACG encodes:
- the purF gene encoding amidophosphoribosyltransferase gives rise to the protein MIKELPIASPDKFHDECAVFGVYGHEEAANLTYLGLYALQHRGQEASGIVAGDGDQFFMQKGMGLVADIFHKSVLEKLPGHMAIGHNRYSTTGGHDLKNVQPLTVNFALGNLALAHNGNLINAQMLRHELEAYGAIFQSTSDSEVIIHLIAHSRANSFLARIIDALSQVRGAFSVVLMTDNGLIAARDPYGLRPLCIGRLRSSWIVASETCAFDLLDAEYVREVEPGELIVISDQGLDSHHPFPKKDPAMCVFEYVYFSRPDSRIFGANAVYATRKALGRQLAEESWVPADVVIPVPDSGVPAALGYSEGAGIRFETGLIRNHYVGRTFIEPEQSIRHFGVKVKLNAMPELLDGKRVVVVDDSLVRGTTSRKIVKMIRQAGAKEVHMRISSPPIISPCFYGIDTPTKKELIASDHSTEEIRKYITADSLAYLSLDGMLKSAPRTPSQYCTACFTERYPIPFTRAEELQLGLFESAH